One Citrobacter amalonaticus genomic window carries:
- the djlA gene encoding co-chaperone DjlA → MQYWGKIIGVAVALLMGGGFWGVVLGLLIGHMFDKARSRKLAWFANQRERQALFFATTFEVMGHLTKSKGRVTEADIHVANVLMDRMNLHGESRSAAQNAFRIGKSDNYPLREKMRQFRSVCFGRFDLIRMFLEIQIQAAFADGSLHPNEREVLYVIAEELGISRTQFDQFLRMMQGGAQFGGGYQQQSGGGGWQQAQRGPTLEDACNVLGVKSTDDATTIKRAYRKQMSEHHPDKLVAKGLPPEMMEMAKQKAQEIQKAYELIKEQKGFK, encoded by the coding sequence ATGCAGTACTGGGGAAAAATAATTGGCGTGGCCGTGGCTCTGCTCATGGGCGGCGGCTTTTGGGGCGTGGTTCTGGGGCTATTGATCGGCCACATGTTCGACAAAGCTCGCAGCCGCAAACTGGCGTGGTTTGCCAACCAGCGTGAGCGTCAGGCGCTGTTTTTTGCCACCACCTTTGAGGTGATGGGGCACTTAACCAAATCGAAAGGCCGGGTTACCGAAGCCGATATCCATGTCGCCAATGTGCTGATGGATCGGATGAATTTGCACGGTGAATCGCGATCGGCTGCGCAAAATGCGTTTCGTATCGGAAAATCAGATAATTACCCGTTACGTGAAAAAATGCGTCAGTTTCGTAGCGTCTGTTTTGGCCGCTTCGATCTTATTCGCATGTTTCTTGAAATTCAGATTCAGGCGGCGTTTGCCGATGGTTCGCTGCATCCCAACGAGCGTGAAGTGCTGTATGTGATTGCCGAAGAGCTGGGTATTTCCCGGACTCAGTTCGATCAGTTCCTGCGCATGATGCAAGGGGGCGCACAGTTTGGCGGCGGTTATCAACAGCAGTCCGGCGGCGGTGGCTGGCAGCAGGCGCAACGCGGCCCGACGCTGGAGGACGCCTGCAACGTACTGGGGGTTAAGTCCACCGACGATGCGACCACCATTAAACGCGCTTACCGTAAGCAAATGAGCGAGCACCATCCGGATAAGCTGGTGGCGAAAGGTCTGCCGCCCGAAATGATGGAAATGGCGAAGCAAAAAGCACAGGAAATTCAGAAGGCTTACGAGCTGATCAAAGAGCAGAAAGGCTTTAAATAA
- the rapA gene encoding RNA polymerase-associated protein RapA, producing the protein MPFTLGQRWISDTESELGLGTVVAMDARTVTLLFPSTGENRLYARSDSPVTRVMFNPGDTITSHEGWQLQIDEVKEENGLLAYIGTRLDTEEAGVTLREVLLDSKLAFSKPQDRLFAGQIDRMDRFALRYRARKFQSEQYRMPWSGLRGQRTSLIPHQLNIAHDVGRRHAPRVLLADEVGLGKTIEAGMILHQQLLSGAAERVLIIVPETLQHQWLVEMLRRFNLRFALFDDERYAEAQHDAFNPFETEQLVICSLDFARRNKQRLEHLCDAEWDLLVVDEAHHLVWSEEAPSREYVAIEQLVERVPGVLLLTATPEQLGMESHFARLRLLDPNRFHDFAQFVEEQKNYRPVADAVAMLLAGNKLSNEELNMLGELIGEQDIEPLLQTANSDRDGAQNARQELVSMLMDRHGTSRVLFRNTRNGVKGFPKRELHTIKLPLPTQYQTAIKVSGIMGARKNAEDRARDMLYPEQIYQEFEGDTGTWWNFDPRVEWLMGYLTSHRSQKVLVICAKAATALQLEQVLREREGIRAAVFHEGMSIIERDRAAAWFGEEDSGAQVLLCSEIGSEGRNFQFASNLVMFDLPFNPDLLEQRIGRLDRIGQAHDIHIHVPYLEKTAQSVLVRWYHEGLDAFEHTCPTGRAIYDSVYSNLINYLAAPEETDGFDELIKSCREQHEALKTQLEQGRDRLLEIHSNGGEKAQQLAESIEEQDDDTSLIAFAMNLFDIVGINQDDRGENLIVLTPSDHMLVPDFPGLPEDGCTITFERDVALSREDAQFITWEHPLIRNGLDLILSGDTGSSTISLLKNKALPVGTLLLELVYVVEAQAPKQLQLNRFLPPTPVRMLLDKNGNNLAAQVEFETFNRQLSAVNRHTGSKLVNAVQQDVHAILQLGEAQVEKSARALIDAARNEADEKLSAELSRLEALRAVNPNIRDDELAAIESNRQQVLESLNQAGWRLDALRLIVVTHQ; encoded by the coding sequence ATGCCTTTTACACTTGGTCAACGCTGGATCAGCGATACAGAAAGCGAACTGGGACTTGGAACCGTTGTTGCCATGGATGCGCGCACCGTCACTTTGCTTTTCCCCTCCACCGGTGAAAACCGTCTGTATGCGCGCAGTGACTCCCCCGTGACCCGCGTGATGTTCAACCCTGGCGATACCATTACCAGCCATGAAGGCTGGCAGCTGCAAATCGATGAAGTAAAAGAAGAAAATGGTTTGCTTGCCTACATTGGCACCCGTCTTGATACCGAAGAAGCCGGCGTGACGCTGCGTGAAGTCCTGCTCGACAGCAAACTGGCGTTCAGCAAACCGCAGGATCGCCTGTTTGCTGGTCAGATTGACCGCATGGATCGGTTTGCGCTGCGCTACCGCGCACGTAAATTTCAAAGTGAGCAATACCGCATGCCGTGGAGCGGCCTGCGCGGCCAGCGCACCAGCCTGATCCCTCATCAGCTCAACATCGCCCACGACGTGGGTCGCCGTCATGCGCCGCGCGTACTGCTGGCGGATGAAGTGGGTCTGGGCAAAACCATTGAAGCCGGGATGATCCTGCATCAACAACTGCTTTCTGGCGCGGCAGAACGCGTGCTGATCATTGTGCCGGAAACCTTGCAGCATCAGTGGCTGGTCGAAATGCTGCGCCGTTTTAACCTGCGTTTCGCCCTGTTTGACGACGAGCGCTACGCCGAAGCGCAGCACGATGCGTTTAACCCGTTCGAAACCGAACAGTTGGTGATCTGCTCTCTGGACTTCGCCCGCCGTAACAAACAGCGTCTGGAACACTTGTGTGATGCCGAGTGGGATCTGCTGGTTGTCGATGAAGCCCACCATCTCGTCTGGAGCGAAGAGGCGCCGAGCCGTGAATATGTGGCGATAGAACAACTGGTGGAACGCGTGCCAGGCGTACTGTTGCTGACCGCCACCCCGGAACAACTGGGTATGGAAAGCCACTTTGCGCGTCTGCGTCTGCTGGATCCCAACCGTTTCCACGATTTCGCGCAATTTGTTGAAGAGCAGAAAAATTATCGCCCGGTTGCCGACGCCGTCGCCATGCTGCTGGCCGGTAACAAGCTCAGCAATGAAGAACTCAACATGCTGGGCGAACTGATTGGCGAGCAAGACATTGAGCCGCTGTTGCAAACCGCGAACAGCGACCGCGACGGTGCGCAGAACGCGCGTCAGGAGCTGGTCTCCATGCTGATGGACCGCCACGGCACCAGCCGCGTGCTGTTCCGTAACACCCGTAATGGCGTAAAAGGCTTCCCGAAACGCGAACTGCACACCATTAAGCTGCCGCTGCCGACGCAGTATCAGACGGCCATTAAAGTGTCCGGCATTATGGGTGCCCGCAAAAACGCCGAAGACAGAGCGCGCGACATGCTCTATCCGGAACAGATTTATCAGGAATTTGAAGGGGATACTGGCACCTGGTGGAACTTCGACCCGCGTGTTGAGTGGCTGATGGGCTACCTGACCAGCCATCGCTCGCAGAAAGTGCTGGTGATCTGTGCGAAGGCGGCAACCGCCCTGCAACTGGAGCAAGTGCTGCGCGAGCGCGAAGGTATCCGTGCGGCGGTCTTCCACGAAGGGATGTCGATTATCGAACGTGACCGCGCCGCCGCCTGGTTCGGCGAAGAGGACAGTGGCGCGCAGGTGCTGCTGTGTTCAGAAATCGGCTCGGAAGGCCGTAACTTCCAGTTTGCCAGTAACCTGGTGATGTTCGACCTGCCGTTTAACCCGGATCTGCTGGAGCAGCGTATTGGCCGTCTCGATCGCATCGGCCAGGCGCACGATATCCATATCCACGTCCCATATTTAGAGAAAACCGCCCAGTCGGTGCTGGTTCGCTGGTATCACGAAGGTCTGGATGCGTTCGAACATACCTGCCCGACCGGTCGCGCCATCTATGACTCGGTTTACAGCAACCTGATTAACTACCTGGCGGCGCCAGAAGAGACCGACGGCTTTGATGAGCTGATCAAAAGCTGTCGTGAACAACACGAAGCGCTGAAGACGCAGCTGGAACAGGGCCGCGACCGTCTGCTGGAGATCCACTCCAACGGCGGCGAAAAGGCGCAACAACTGGCTGAGAGCATTGAAGAGCAGGACGACGACACCAGCCTGATCGCCTTTGCCATGAACCTGTTTGATATCGTGGGGATTAACCAGGACGATCGCGGCGAAAACCTGATTGTACTGACCCCATCCGATCACATGCTGGTTCCGGACTTCCCGGGGCTGCCGGAAGACGGTTGTACCATTACCTTTGAACGTGACGTGGCGCTGTCGCGTGAAGACGCCCAGTTTATTACATGGGAACATCCGCTGATTCGTAACGGGCTGGATCTGATCCTCTCCGGTGATACCGGTAGCAGTACCATTTCCTTGTTGAAAAATAAGGCGCTGCCGGTCGGTACGCTGCTGCTGGAACTGGTATACGTTGTGGAAGCCCAGGCGCCGAAGCAGTTGCAGCTTAACCGCTTCCTGCCGCCGACGCCGGTGCGCATGCTGCTGGACAAAAACGGCAACAACCTCGCTGCGCAGGTGGAGTTTGAAACCTTCAACCGCCAGTTGAGTGCTGTAAACCGCCACACCGGCAGCAAGCTGGTTAACGCGGTGCAGCAGGATGTTCATGCGATTCTGCAACTGGGGGAAGCGCAGGTTGAGAAGTCCGCCCGCGCCCTGATTGACGCTGCGCGCAATGAAGCGGATGAAAAACTGTCTGCTGAACTGTCGCGCCTGGAAGCGCTGCGCGCCGTCAACCCAAACATTCGTGATGACGAACTCGCGGCGATTGAAAGCAACCGTCAGCAGGTACTGGAAAGCCTGAATCAGGCAGGATGGCGTCTGGATGCCCTGCGTCTTATCGTCGTCACGCATCAGTAA
- the lptD gene encoding LPS assembly protein LptD, translated as MKKRIPTLLATMIATALYSQQGLAASLASQCMLGVPSYDRPLVQGETNELPVTINADHAKGNYPDDAVFTGNVDIMQGNSRLQADEVQLHQKEAQGQPEPVRTVDALGNVHYDDNQVILKGPKGWANLNTKDTNVWEGDYQMVGRQGRGKADLMKQRGENRYTILENGSFTSCLPGSDTWSVVGSEVIHDREEQVAEIWNARFKLGPVPIFYSPYLQLPVGDKRRSGFLIPNAKYSSKNYFEFYLPYYWNIAPNMDATLTPHYMHRRGGVMWENEFRYLSHAGAGIMEFDYLNSDRVYDDEHPNDDNSRRWLFYWQHSGVMDQVWRFNVNYTKVSDSSYFNDFDNKYGSSTDGYATQKFSVGYAVQNFDATVSTKQFQVFSDQNTSSYSAEPQLDANFYQNDLGPFDTRIYGQAVHFVNTKDNMPEATRLHLEPTVSLPLSNQWGSINTEAKLLATHYQQTNLDWYNSRYSTQLDDTANRVMPQFKVDGKMVFERDMNMLAPGYTQTLEPRAQYLYVPYRDQSNIYNYDSSLLQSDYTGLFRDRSYGGLDRIASANQVTTGVTSRVYDDAAVERFNVSVGQIYYFTESRTGDDNIQWENDDQTGSLVWAGDTYWRISERWGLRGGIQYDTRLDSVATSSSSLEYRRDEDRLIQLNYRYASPEYIQATLPRNSEDNRWKAEQYKNGISQIGTVASWPIADRWSIVGAYYFDTNVSKPADQMLGVQYNSCCYAIRVGYERKLNGWDSDKEHAVYDNVIGFNIELRGLSSNYGLGTSEMLRSNILPYQNSL; from the coding sequence ATGAAAAAACGTATTCCCACCCTTCTGGCCACCATGATTGCCACTGCCCTTTACAGTCAACAGGGTCTGGCAGCCAGTCTCGCCTCACAATGTATGTTAGGCGTGCCAAGCTATGACCGTCCTCTGGTGCAGGGCGAGACAAATGAACTCCCCGTCACGATTAATGCCGATCATGCGAAAGGAAATTATCCTGACGACGCGGTGTTTACCGGCAATGTGGACATCATGCAGGGCAACAGCCGTCTGCAGGCCGACGAGGTGCAGCTTCATCAGAAAGAGGCTCAGGGTCAGCCTGAGCCCGTGCGTACCGTTGATGCGCTCGGCAACGTCCATTACGATGACAACCAGGTTATCCTGAAAGGACCGAAGGGCTGGGCGAACCTGAACACCAAAGACACCAACGTCTGGGAAGGCGACTACCAGATGGTGGGCCGTCAGGGCCGCGGTAAAGCGGATCTGATGAAACAGCGCGGCGAAAACCGCTATACCATTCTTGAGAACGGGAGTTTCACCTCCTGTCTGCCGGGTTCTGATACCTGGAGCGTCGTTGGTAGCGAAGTGATCCACGACCGTGAAGAACAGGTCGCGGAAATCTGGAACGCCCGCTTTAAGCTGGGTCCGGTTCCGATCTTTTACAGTCCGTATTTGCAGTTGCCGGTAGGGGATAAACGCCGCTCCGGTTTCCTGATCCCCAACGCCAAGTACTCGTCGAAGAACTATTTTGAGTTCTATCTGCCGTATTACTGGAACATCGCGCCAAACATGGATGCGACCCTGACGCCGCACTATATGCACCGTCGCGGCGGCGTGATGTGGGAGAACGAATTCCGCTACCTGAGCCATGCAGGCGCCGGCATCATGGAATTCGACTATCTGAATTCCGATCGCGTCTACGACGACGAGCACCCGAACGATGACAACTCACGCCGCTGGCTGTTTTACTGGCAGCACTCGGGGGTGATGGACCAGGTGTGGCGCTTCAACGTCAACTACACCAAGGTGAGCGACTCCAGTTACTTTAATGATTTCGATAACAAGTACGGTTCAAGTACCGACGGCTACGCGACGCAGAAATTCAGCGTCGGCTACGCGGTGCAGAACTTTGACGCCACGGTCTCAACCAAACAGTTCCAGGTGTTCAGCGATCAGAACACCAGCAGTTATTCCGCTGAACCGCAGTTAGACGCCAACTTCTATCAGAACGACCTGGGTCCGTTCGATACCCGTATTTATGGCCAGGCCGTGCATTTTGTGAATACCAAAGACAACATGCCGGAAGCGACGCGTCTGCACCTGGAGCCGACCGTCAGCCTGCCGTTGTCGAACCAGTGGGGCAGCATCAACACCGAAGCGAAACTGCTGGCAACCCATTATCAGCAAACCAATCTTGACTGGTACAACAGCCGTTATTCAACCCAGCTGGACGATACCGCCAACCGTGTGATGCCGCAGTTCAAAGTCGACGGCAAGATGGTGTTTGAACGGGATATGAACATGCTCGCGCCGGGTTATACCCAGACGCTGGAGCCGCGTGCGCAGTACCTGTACGTGCCGTATCGCGACCAGAGCAACATCTATAACTACGACTCTTCCCTGCTGCAATCTGACTATACCGGCCTGTTCCGTGACCGTAGCTATGGCGGTCTGGACCGCATTGCCTCCGCCAACCAGGTCACGACGGGCGTCACATCTCGCGTATATGATGACGCAGCGGTTGAACGTTTTAATGTTTCTGTTGGTCAAATCTACTATTTCACGGAGTCTCGCACCGGCGATGACAACATCCAATGGGAGAACGATGACCAGACAGGTTCATTAGTATGGGCGGGCGACACCTACTGGCGTATTTCGGAACGTTGGGGCCTGCGTGGTGGTATTCAGTACGACACCCGTCTGGATAGCGTCGCCACCAGCAGTTCGAGTCTTGAATATCGTCGCGATGAAGACCGTCTCATACAGTTGAATTACCGTTATGCCAGCCCGGAGTATATTCAGGCAACCTTACCAAGGAACAGTGAGGATAATCGCTGGAAAGCTGAGCAGTACAAAAACGGGATCAGCCAGATCGGTACCGTCGCCAGTTGGCCAATCGCCGATCGCTGGTCGATTGTTGGTGCCTACTACTTCGACACCAACGTGAGTAAACCCGCCGACCAGATGTTGGGCGTGCAATACAACTCCTGCTGTTATGCGATCCGCGTCGGTTATGAGCGTAAGCTGAACGGTTGGGATAGCGATAAAGAACACGCGGTGTATGACAACGTGATTGGCTTTAACATTGAACTTCGCGGCCTGAGTTCCAACTACGGTCTCGGCACGAGCGAGATGTTACGTTCCAACATTTTGCCGTATCAAAACTCTTTGTGA
- the rluA gene encoding bifunctional tRNA pseudouridine(32) synthase/23S rRNA pseudouridine(746) synthase RluA, whose translation MGMENYNPPQDPWLVTLYQDEHIMVVNKPSGLLSVPGRLEEHKDSVMTRIQRDYPQAESVHRLDMATSGVIVVALTKAAERELKRQFREREPKKQYVARVWGHPAPAEGLVDLPLICDWPNRPKQKVCYETGKAAQTEYEVVEFAEDNTARVVLKPITGRSHQLRVHMLALGHPILGDRFYAPPEALARAPRLQLHAEMLTITHPAYGNSMTFKAPADF comes from the coding sequence ATGGGGATGGAAAACTACAATCCGCCGCAGGATCCCTGGCTGGTTACCCTGTATCAGGATGAGCACATTATGGTGGTCAACAAGCCGAGCGGCCTGTTATCCGTGCCTGGTCGTCTTGAGGAGCATAAAGACAGCGTGATGACGCGTATTCAACGCGACTATCCGCAGGCTGAATCCGTGCATCGTCTGGATATGGCGACCAGCGGCGTGATTGTAGTCGCCCTCACCAAGGCGGCAGAGCGAGAGCTGAAGCGTCAGTTTCGCGAGCGCGAGCCGAAAAAACAGTATGTGGCGCGGGTATGGGGGCATCCCGCGCCCGCAGAGGGACTGGTGGATTTACCGCTGATCTGCGACTGGCCGAATCGTCCGAAACAGAAAGTGTGTTATGAAACCGGCAAAGCGGCGCAGACCGAATATGAAGTCGTGGAGTTCGCGGAAGATAACACCGCGCGAGTGGTGCTGAAGCCCATCACCGGGCGTTCGCACCAACTGCGCGTGCATATGCTGGCGTTAGGCCACCCCATCCTCGGCGACCGTTTTTATGCGCCGCCGGAGGCGCTGGCGCGGGCCCCCCGACTGCAACTGCATGCCGAGATGCTGACCATCACCCATCCCGCATACGGCAACAGCATGACGTTTAAAGCGCCGGCTGATTTTTAA